The Rhodamnia argentea isolate NSW1041297 chromosome 10, ASM2092103v1, whole genome shotgun sequence sequence AGTTCTACAAGACTTTAACAACTCTTTTGCATATTATTGCACTCACAGGAGTAAGGGTATGGTGTTCCTTGAAGCTCTCTTCAAGAAAAGCAGACTGTTCCTTGGAGAGCCTGAGTTTCTTCCGAGCCAACCCATTGTCTTCATCGTATTCATCACTGCCTTTGGAACACGCTCTGTCGTTGTCGCCTTCCAATGACAAGGCGTCAACCGTCTTGCTTCTTCCACGCGAGCCCAATCTGAACTCCGACAGATGAAACGAAGACGTGCCGCTGTTTGGCGAAGACAGCTGCTCAGCCCCAGCATCCACCACCTCAGCCTTCGTCGCCAGCAACCGGCTTGACAACCACTGCCCTTGGGCTAGCCCATCTGGAGAACCACCTGTAAATGTACCGTGACCTTTTCTTAGTTGTGTTTCGCTCGAATGGCGTCGAGAAGCCTGCCGTTTAAGTTTCTAGTTTCGATCTATCCCTCGCAAAAGCTCAAAACTCAAAGAATTACTGAGTATAAAATCAGCGAAAACGGGGCGTCGTAGCTCACCATTATTATGGTTGAGCTGAGGAAGCAAAGACAGGCTTCGAGAAGGAAAGAGATGAAGCTGAAGAGCTACGACCTCTCTGGATCGCTTACTCTTATCTTCGCGATCGCCACGGCAGCGGTCTCTTGCTTCCTTCGGCCGCCCACAAAAGCTGCTTCCCAACCCAAGATGAAACCCTAAGTCTTCCATTTCAAGAAACGAAGTATCTCCCAAGCTCAGACCCAGTTCCATTTGATCGGTGCCAAAATGCCAACAACCCGGCAAATATGAGGAAGATCCCAGGCCTTTTCAAAGGATAAAAACCTAACGGGAGTTCATTCCAAATCCACACACCTCCTCCAACGCTGAGTGCTTTTATATTCGTTTTAATTGCCTAGACCTAGTGAACAAGGACTACCCAATTGGCAAACACACGTGAATCTACATGATTATACACGACCACGTTTTGTTGTGTACAGCAAAGTGAGAGATTTGGCTTGGTGGGACAGAAACATGCCAAGTTCTATGTATAAGtatagagtattttttttttttgggtactaaGTATTCGAACTCCTCAGTCTTACGTACGGCGTATTTTCTTGTAAGATCCATTAAATACGAAATTCTTTTCTAATGAGTTACACCCAactaaaaaaaatgacgaaGATATAGGTTTTGTGCATTGGAACTTTTGTTTTTAAACGAAGGCTAGCCCGTCTAATGAAAGAAACTGAATTAAGTAAAGTCAAGTACATGTGTAAATTGTCTCAAAATTCAAATGGTAACAATTTTCGCTATTTAACGCGTGGgcgcagaaaaaagaaaattaatgcaTTGATCAATAAGTGAGTTAATAACATATGATATTATAAGTACGGATGCTTAAAGAAAACGAACACAAGGCATCAGCGTGACTACTTTTCATGATTAAGGCAA is a genomic window containing:
- the LOC115731879 gene encoding homeobox-leucine zipper protein HOX11, whose protein sequence is MELGLSLGDTSFLEMEDLGFHLGLGSSFCGRPKEARDRCRGDREDKSKRSREVVALQLHLFPSRSLSLLPQLNHNNGGSPDGLAQGQWLSSRLLATKAEVVDAGAEQLSSPNSGTSSFHLSEFRLGSRGRSKTVDALSLEGDNDRACSKGSDEYDEDNGLARKKLRLSKEQSAFLEESFKEHHTLTPKEKLALAKQLNLRPRQVEVWFQNRRARTKLKQTEVDCEHLKRCCERLTEENKRLHKELQELRALKSSHHYVNSFTKHPTPATTLTMCPSCERVSTSNATATNTNKMPAPSSSSISANPRTTLTHRPLSNNTQAQAAS